In the Ramlibacter tataouinensis TTB310 genome, one interval contains:
- the phoR gene encoding phosphate regulon sensor histidine kinase PhoR, translating into MAWRLTSFLLCQLAAGVLGWWLARAGGAAAGVAAGGLAWLVLDLARGERVLRWLRHLDAGQAPTLHGLWGEVADRARRALRSREQQAQDAQQRLQDILAAIQASPNGVVLLDAAGRIEWCNQTAASHFGIDAQRDLMQLVGNLVREPSFVAYYAGGDYRHEIVIPARSGTAGRPARVSVQLHPYGQGRKLLLSRDVTAVEQAEAMRRDFVANVSHEIRTPLTVLTGFIETLQTLPLEQADRTRYLGLMGQQGARMQTLVNDLLTLSRLEGSPAPGAGEWTPVGALTAQCEQEGRALAQVLGKSHELRFDPAPEVEVAGAQAELLSAMSNLVSNAVRYTPAGGAIHVQWRLLADGGAEFAVRDTGPGVAPEHIPRLTERFYRVDRSRSRETGGTGLGLAIVKHVVQRHGGELRIASAPGAGSTFAIQLPASRLRPAVRPPAETARPATAGR; encoded by the coding sequence ATGGCCTGGCGCCTCACGAGCTTCCTGCTGTGCCAGCTGGCGGCTGGCGTGCTGGGCTGGTGGCTGGCGCGCGCTGGCGGCGCCGCGGCCGGCGTCGCCGCCGGCGGCCTGGCCTGGCTCGTCCTCGACCTGGCGCGCGGCGAGCGCGTGCTGCGCTGGCTGCGACATCTCGACGCCGGGCAGGCGCCCACCCTGCACGGCCTGTGGGGCGAGGTCGCCGACCGCGCGCGCCGCGCGCTGCGCTCGCGCGAGCAGCAGGCCCAGGACGCGCAGCAGCGTTTGCAGGACATCCTGGCGGCGATCCAGGCCTCCCCCAACGGCGTGGTGCTGCTCGACGCGGCGGGGCGCATCGAATGGTGCAACCAGACCGCCGCCAGCCATTTCGGCATCGACGCCCAGCGCGACCTGATGCAGCTGGTGGGCAACCTGGTGCGCGAGCCCTCGTTCGTCGCCTATTACGCCGGCGGCGACTACCGGCACGAGATCGTGATCCCGGCGCGCAGCGGCACGGCGGGGCGCCCGGCCCGGGTGTCGGTGCAGCTGCATCCCTACGGGCAGGGCCGCAAGCTGCTGCTGTCCCGCGACGTCACCGCGGTGGAGCAGGCCGAGGCCATGCGGCGCGACTTCGTGGCCAATGTCTCGCACGAGATCCGCACGCCGTTGACGGTGCTGACCGGCTTCATCGAGACGCTGCAGACCCTGCCGCTGGAGCAGGCCGACAGGACCCGCTACCTCGGCCTGATGGGGCAGCAGGGGGCCCGCATGCAGACCCTGGTGAACGACCTGCTGACGCTGTCGCGGCTGGAAGGCAGTCCGGCGCCGGGCGCCGGCGAGTGGACGCCCGTGGGTGCACTGACGGCGCAGTGCGAGCAGGAGGGGCGGGCGCTGGCCCAGGTCCTGGGCAAGTCGCACGAGCTGCGCTTCGACCCGGCGCCCGAGGTGGAGGTGGCGGGTGCGCAGGCCGAGCTGCTCAGCGCCATGTCCAACCTGGTGAGCAATGCCGTGCGCTACACGCCCGCCGGCGGCGCCATCCACGTGCAGTGGCGCCTGCTGGCGGACGGCGGCGCCGAGTTCGCGGTGCGCGACACCGGCCCTGGCGTCGCGCCCGAGCACATCCCGCGGCTCACGGAGCGCTTCTACCGGGTGGACCGCAGCCGCTCGCGCGAGACCGGCGGCACCGGCCTGGGGCTGGCCATCGTCAAGCACGTGGTGCAGCGCCACGGCGGCGAGCTGCGCATAGCCAGCGCGCCGGGCGCCGGCTCGACCTTCGCCATCCAGCTGCCCGCCAGCCGCCTGCGCCCGGCGGTCAGGCCCCCGGCCGAGACCGCACGGCCCGCCACAGCAGGCCGGTAA
- the phoB gene encoding phosphate regulon transcriptional regulator PhoB: MKNQPRVLIVEDEPAIAELIAVNLRHNGFQPVWAEDGAAAQREMDAALPDAILLDWMLPGQSGLALARKWRGDARTKAVPILMLTARGDEPDRVAGLDAGADDYITKPFSTQELLARIRAVLRRRAPEQASETVTVGALSLDVATHRVHWQGQPLKVGPTEFKLLGHLMKHPERVHSRAQLLDKVWGDHVFIEERTVDVHVKRLREALGAAGAMVETVRGAGYRLTAQPQQASRAA; encoded by the coding sequence ATGAAGAACCAGCCGCGCGTGCTCATCGTCGAGGACGAGCCGGCCATCGCCGAGCTGATCGCGGTCAACCTGCGGCACAACGGCTTCCAGCCGGTCTGGGCCGAGGACGGCGCGGCCGCCCAGCGCGAGATGGACGCCGCGCTGCCGGACGCCATCTTGCTGGACTGGATGCTGCCGGGCCAGAGCGGCCTGGCCCTGGCGCGCAAGTGGCGCGGCGATGCCCGCACCAAGGCCGTCCCCATCCTGATGCTCACCGCCCGCGGCGACGAGCCCGACAGGGTGGCGGGGCTGGATGCCGGGGCCGACGACTACATCACCAAGCCGTTCTCCACCCAGGAGCTGCTGGCCCGCATCCGCGCGGTGCTGCGCCGGCGCGCGCCCGAGCAGGCCAGCGAGACCGTCACCGTCGGCGCGCTGTCGCTGGACGTCGCCACGCACCGCGTGCACTGGCAGGGGCAGCCGCTCAAGGTCGGTCCCACCGAGTTCAAGCTGCTGGGCCACCTGATGAAGCATCCCGAGCGGGTGCACAGCCGCGCGCAGCTGCTGGACAAGGTCTGGGGCGACCACGTGTTCATCGAGGAGCGCACGGTGGACGTGCACGTCAAGCGGCTGCGCGAGGCGCTGGGCGCGGCGGGCGCCATGGTCGAGACGGTGCGCGGCGCGGGCTACCGGCTGACGGCGCAGCCGCAGCAGGCCTCGCGCGCCGCCTGA
- the phoU gene encoding phosphate signaling complex protein PhoU: MPDKHLSAQFDSELNGVSSRVMELGGLVESQIRQAIHALSHLSVEAADQVAEIEVRVNAMEVETDRELSSIIARRQPTARDLRLLMAISKATANLERVGDETTKIARMVKSIIASGSARALPSSELRVAADMASALLRKALDAFARLDVTTAVAILKEDDAIDREFDGFVRKLITYMMEDPRTISASLDLLFLAKAIERIGDHAKNIAELIIYVVKGADVRHTSLAQIESAIK, translated from the coding sequence ATGCCCGACAAACACCTCTCCGCCCAGTTCGACAGCGAGCTCAACGGCGTCTCGTCCCGCGTCATGGAGCTGGGCGGGCTGGTCGAGTCGCAGATCCGCCAGGCCATCCACGCCCTGTCCCACCTCAGCGTGGAAGCCGCCGACCAGGTGGCCGAGATCGAGGTGCGCGTGAACGCGATGGAGGTGGAGACCGACCGCGAGCTGTCCTCCATCATCGCCCGGCGCCAGCCCACGGCGCGCGACCTGCGCCTGCTGATGGCCATCTCCAAGGCCACCGCCAACCTGGAGCGCGTGGGGGACGAGACCACCAAGATCGCCCGCATGGTCAAGTCCATCATCGCTAGCGGCTCGGCCCGCGCCCTGCCGTCGTCGGAGCTGCGCGTGGCGGCGGACATGGCCTCGGCGCTGCTGCGCAAGGCGCTGGACGCGTTCGCCCGGCTGGACGTCACCACGGCGGTGGCCATCCTCAAGGAGGACGATGCCATCGACCGGGAGTTCGACGGCTTCGTGCGAAAGCTCATCACCTACATGATGGAGGACCCGCGCACCATCTCGGCCAGCCTGGACCTGCTGTTCCTGGCCAAGGCCATCGAGCGCATCGGCGACCACGCCAAGAACATCGCCGAGCTGATCATCTACGTCGTCAAGGGGGCCGACGTGCGGCACACCTCGCTGGCGCAGATCGAGTCCGCGATCAAGTGA
- the pstB gene encoding phosphate ABC transporter ATP-binding protein PstB, producing MTTLTAQDAATKISVRDLNFYYGKFHALKGINLEIPEKKVTAFIGPSGCGKSTLLRTFNRMFELYPEQRAEGEIILDGENLLTSKQDVALIRAKVGMVFQKPTPFPMSIYDNIAFGVRLFENLSATDMDERVEWALRKAALWAEVRDKMGQSGASLSGGQQQRLCIARGIAIKPEVLLLDEPCSALDPISTAKIEELIAELKADYTVVIVTHNMQQAARCSDYTAYMYLGDLVEVGETEQLFFKPKRKETEDYITGRFG from the coding sequence ATGACCACCCTCACCGCGCAGGACGCCGCGACCAAGATCTCGGTGCGCGACCTGAACTTCTACTACGGCAAATTCCACGCGCTCAAGGGCATCAACCTGGAGATCCCGGAGAAGAAGGTCACGGCCTTCATCGGGCCCTCGGGCTGCGGCAAGTCGACCCTGCTGCGCACCTTCAACCGCATGTTCGAGCTGTACCCCGAACAGCGCGCCGAGGGCGAGATCATCCTGGACGGCGAGAACCTGCTGACCAGCAAGCAGGACGTGGCGCTGATCCGCGCCAAGGTCGGCATGGTGTTCCAGAAGCCCACGCCGTTCCCCATGTCGATCTACGACAACATCGCCTTCGGCGTGCGGCTGTTCGAGAACCTCAGCGCCACCGACATGGACGAGCGGGTCGAGTGGGCGCTGCGCAAGGCGGCCCTGTGGGCCGAGGTGCGCGACAAGATGGGCCAGAGCGGCGCCAGCCTGTCGGGCGGGCAGCAGCAGCGCCTGTGCATCGCGCGCGGCATCGCCATCAAGCCCGAGGTGCTGCTGCTGGACGAGCCCTGCTCGGCGCTGGACCCGATCTCCACGGCCAAGATCGAGGAGCTGATCGCCGAGCTGAAGGCCGACTACACCGTGGTCATCGTCACCCACAACATGCAGCAGGCGGCGCGCTGCAGCGACTACACCGCCTACATGTACCTGGGCGACCTGGTCGAGGTGGGCGAGACCGAGCAGCTGTTCTTCAAGCCCAAGCGCAAGGAAACCGAGGACTACATCACAGGCCGCTTCGGCTGA
- the pstA gene encoding phosphate ABC transporter permease PstA: MNTGNATTSQALIRAADQARVREAMFARRKRVNRIALTLSLAAMVFGVFWLIWILIETVRLGVGGLAWSTLTQMTPPPNEVGGIANAIFGSVLMVALATFVATPVGILAGIYLAEYDVKGWLGQTTRFVNDILLSAPSIVIGLFVYAVVVARFKQFSGWAGAAALALIVVPVVIRTTENMLMLVPSGLREAAYALGAPKWKVILSITLKAARAGVVTGVLLAVARISGETAPLLFTALNNQFWTSSLSEPMASLPVTIFKFAMSPYENWQQLAWAGVFLITAAVLGLNILARVLTRSKL; this comes from the coding sequence ATGAACACGGGCAACGCCACGACCTCGCAGGCGCTGATCCGCGCCGCCGACCAGGCCCGCGTGCGCGAGGCCATGTTCGCCCGCCGCAAGCGCGTCAACAGGATCGCGCTGACGCTGTCGCTCGCGGCCATGGTGTTCGGCGTGTTCTGGCTGATCTGGATCCTGATCGAGACCGTGCGCCTGGGCGTCGGCGGCCTGGCCTGGTCCACCCTGACCCAGATGACGCCTCCGCCCAACGAGGTGGGCGGCATCGCCAACGCCATCTTCGGCTCGGTGCTGATGGTGGCGCTGGCCACCTTCGTCGCCACGCCGGTCGGCATCCTGGCCGGCATCTACCTGGCCGAGTACGACGTCAAGGGCTGGCTGGGCCAGACCACCCGCTTCGTCAACGACATCCTGCTGTCGGCGCCGTCCATCGTGATCGGCCTGTTCGTCTACGCGGTCGTGGTGGCGCGCTTCAAGCAGTTCTCCGGCTGGGCGGGGGCCGCCGCGCTGGCGCTGATCGTGGTGCCGGTGGTGATCCGCACCACCGAGAACATGCTGATGCTGGTGCCGTCGGGCCTGCGCGAAGCGGCCTACGCCCTGGGCGCGCCCAAGTGGAAGGTGATCCTGAGCATCACCCTCAAGGCCGCGCGGGCCGGCGTGGTCACGGGCGTGCTGCTGGCCGTGGCGCGCATCTCCGGCGAGACGGCGCCGCTGCTGTTCACCGCCCTGAACAACCAGTTCTGGACGTCCAGCCTGTCCGAGCCCATGGCCAGCCTGCCGGTCACCATCTTCAAGTTCGCCATGAGCCCCTACGAGAACTGGCAGCAGCTGGCCTGGGCAGGCGTGTTCCTCATCACCGCCGCCGTGCTGGGCCTGAACATCCTGGCGCGCGTGCTTACGCGCAGCAAACTGTGA
- the pstC gene encoding phosphate ABC transporter permease subunit PstC codes for MASTTLPAGMARPEPDIVALPAAASRRALPPGRRVRGGTWADRLFGWAAKAAALLTLGLLLAILGSLVVGAWPAIEKYGLGFLTSSVWDPVSNEYGGLVMIYGTLATSLIALVIAVPVSFGIAVFLTELSPAWLKRPLGTAVELLAAVPSIVYGMWGLLVFGPILATWVQQPLQALFAGVPYLGALVSGPPVGIGILAAGIILAIMIIPFIAAVMRDVFEVTPPMLKESAYALGSTTWEVVWGVVLPYTKGGVIGGIMLGLGRALGETMAVTFVIGNFNQLDSLSLFAPANSITSALANEFAEAASGLHQSALIYLGLVLFFITFVVLALSKLLLSRLRRNEGAKS; via the coding sequence ATGGCGTCCACTACACTCCCGGCCGGTATGGCCCGCCCTGAACCCGACATCGTCGCACTGCCGGCGGCGGCTTCACGCCGCGCCCTCCCTCCGGGCCGCCGCGTGCGCGGCGGCACCTGGGCCGACCGGCTGTTCGGCTGGGCCGCCAAGGCCGCGGCCCTGCTGACGCTGGGGCTGCTGCTGGCCATCCTGGGTTCGCTGGTGGTGGGTGCCTGGCCCGCGATCGAGAAGTACGGCCTGGGCTTCCTCACCAGCAGCGTCTGGGACCCGGTGAGCAACGAGTACGGCGGCCTGGTGATGATCTACGGCACGCTGGCGACCTCGCTGATCGCGCTGGTCATCGCCGTGCCGGTGAGCTTCGGCATCGCGGTGTTCCTCACCGAGCTGTCGCCGGCATGGCTCAAGCGTCCCCTGGGGACGGCCGTCGAGCTGCTCGCCGCCGTGCCCTCCATCGTCTACGGCATGTGGGGCCTGCTGGTGTTCGGCCCCATCCTGGCGACCTGGGTGCAGCAGCCGCTGCAGGCGCTGTTCGCCGGCGTGCCCTACCTGGGCGCGCTGGTGTCGGGCCCGCCGGTGGGCATCGGCATCCTGGCGGCCGGGATCATCCTGGCCATCATGATCATCCCCTTCATCGCCGCCGTGATGCGCGACGTGTTCGAGGTGACGCCGCCCATGCTCAAGGAGTCCGCCTACGCGCTGGGCTCCACCACCTGGGAGGTGGTGTGGGGGGTGGTGCTGCCCTACACCAAGGGAGGCGTCATCGGGGGCATCATGCTGGGCCTGGGCCGCGCCCTGGGCGAGACCATGGCCGTGACCTTCGTCATCGGCAACTTCAACCAGCTCGACTCGCTCAGCCTGTTCGCGCCCGCCAACAGCATCACCTCGGCCCTGGCCAACGAGTTCGCCGAGGCGGCCAGCGGCCTGCACCAGTCGGCGCTGATCTACCTGGGCCTGGTGCTGTTCTTCATCACCTTCGTGGTGCTGGCGCTGTCCAAGCTGCTGCTGTCGCGCCTGCGCAGGAACGAGGGCGCCAAGTCATGA
- the pstS gene encoding phosphate ABC transporter substrate-binding protein PstS: MNTTLRIAAFGLASLGLAGAALAQEVTGAGASFPAPLYAKWASDYNKATGVRINYQSVGSGAGLRQIEAKTVDFGASDAPLQDDELAKKGLVQFPTVIGGVVPVVNIKGINPGQLRLNGQVLGDIYLGKITKWNDAAIKALNPSLNLPDAAIAPVRRADGSGTTFIFTNYLSKVNPEWKAKVGEGTAVNWPTGAGGKGNEGVAAFVGRLPNSIGYVEYAYVKQNKMNFAQLQNAAGQFVSPDDTAFKAAAAGADWSKSFYQILTHQLGAQSWPITGATFILMHKAQDKPQQAAATLKFFEWAYKSGDKTAEDLDYVPMPDSVTAAVEKLWAAQIKDGSGKAVAYR, from the coding sequence ATGAACACCACCCTCCGTATCGCCGCCTTCGGCTTGGCGTCCCTGGGCTTGGCCGGCGCGGCCCTGGCCCAGGAAGTGACCGGCGCGGGCGCCAGCTTCCCGGCGCCGCTGTACGCCAAGTGGGCCTCCGACTACAACAAGGCCACCGGCGTGCGCATCAACTACCAGTCGGTGGGCTCGGGCGCCGGCCTGCGGCAGATCGAGGCCAAGACGGTGGACTTCGGCGCCTCCGACGCCCCCTTGCAAGACGATGAACTGGCCAAGAAGGGCCTGGTGCAGTTCCCCACCGTGATCGGCGGCGTGGTGCCGGTGGTCAACATCAAGGGCATCAACCCCGGTCAGCTGCGCCTGAACGGCCAGGTGCTGGGCGACATCTACCTGGGCAAGATCACCAAGTGGAACGATGCAGCGATCAAGGCGCTCAACCCCTCGCTGAACCTGCCGGACGCGGCCATCGCGCCGGTGCGCCGCGCCGACGGTTCGGGCACCACCTTCATCTTCACCAACTACCTGTCCAAGGTGAACCCCGAGTGGAAGGCCAAGGTGGGCGAGGGCACGGCGGTCAACTGGCCGACCGGCGCCGGCGGCAAGGGCAACGAGGGCGTGGCCGCCTTCGTTGGCCGCCTGCCCAACTCCATCGGCTACGTGGAGTACGCCTACGTCAAGCAGAACAAGATGAACTTCGCCCAGCTGCAGAACGCGGCCGGCCAGTTCGTCAGCCCGGACGACACGGCCTTCAAGGCCGCCGCCGCGGGCGCCGACTGGTCCAAGAGCTTCTACCAGATCCTCACCCACCAGCTTGGCGCGCAGAGCTGGCCCATCACCGGCGCCACCTTCATCCTGATGCACAAGGCGCAGGACAAGCCGCAGCAGGCCGCGGCCACGCTGAAGTTCTTCGAATGGGCCTACAAGAGCGGCGACAAGACCGCCGAGGACCTGGACTACGTGCCCATGCCCGACAGCGTGACGGCCGCGGTCGAGAAGCTCTGGGCCGCCCAGATCAAGGACGGTTCCGGCAAGGCCGTCGCCTACCGCTGA
- a CDS encoding fasciclin domain-containing protein has protein sequence MTFRRTLAAVPLLVLLAACATKPVPVSVADTIAREPQLSVLSSLVQKSGVADMLKSGGPYTVFAPTDEAFKAVPAKTLDELAQNPARLREVLSYHVVPAKVMAADVKTGSTKSAQGANLALGKAGEFVTVEDAMVQQADIAATNGVVHTVDRVLMPPVRR, from the coding sequence ATGACTTTCCGCCGCACCCTTGCCGCCGTTCCCCTGCTGGTGCTGCTGGCCGCCTGCGCCACCAAGCCCGTGCCGGTGTCGGTGGCCGACACCATCGCCCGCGAGCCGCAGCTGAGCGTGCTCAGCAGCCTGGTCCAGAAGTCCGGCGTGGCCGACATGCTGAAGTCGGGCGGGCCCTACACCGTGTTCGCACCCACCGACGAGGCCTTCAAGGCCGTGCCCGCCAAGACCCTGGACGAGCTGGCGCAGAACCCGGCACGCCTGCGCGAGGTGCTGAGCTACCACGTGGTGCCGGCCAAGGTCATGGCAGCCGATGTCAAGACCGGCAGCACCAAGTCGGCCCAGGGCGCCAACCTGGCGCTGGGCAAGGCCGGCGAGTTCGTCACCGTGGAGGACGCCATGGTCCAGCAGGCCGACATCGCCGCCACCAACGGCGTGGTGCACACGGTGGACCGCGTGCTGATGCCGCCGGTGCGGCGTTGA